The following coding sequences are from one Bradyrhizobium sp. 200 window:
- a CDS encoding extracellular solute-binding protein, whose protein sequence is MRMENKLARALLVGGAFSAVCSSTAAQAETALSICYINHPVQVANVAILEKWAIKQGVKLNKTVTSYAVYLPKITQMLTSGASDQCDIIWNNDDWGQDLAQYLEPLDDVLNARKVEVGQLEPFHTADGKTTAVSMTTTAGILFYRTDLVQEAELPKTWEDLVKISQTLQSEKKVKWGYVGGMSYTNTFFSFWWTLWNNNCDIYAPAYERDNKKLAADGWKPMIYSPCQVQTAEFWWDALNSKKISPLGMTTYSRDEANAIFQAGDAAFTVADTTFLGTFNNPERSSVAGKVGIAPFPVGPMSDGVRTWIDVWGWSIPKILPNDRKTAAKKLLGAMLGDSDGQIEQWKQTGAPPPNTDVWPTLEKNDLTWRRLRMILFKPDHVHAAYYFRNWATVHKVYSDTLIRAMKGKREDIAATLKASSDAIRAGAVAND, encoded by the coding sequence ATGCGAATGGAAAATAAGCTCGCGCGCGCGCTTCTTGTTGGCGGCGCCTTTAGTGCCGTTTGCTCTTCGACAGCGGCGCAAGCGGAAACAGCGCTGAGCATCTGTTACATCAATCATCCGGTGCAAGTCGCAAACGTCGCGATCCTGGAGAAATGGGCAATCAAGCAAGGTGTCAAGCTGAATAAGACGGTAACTTCCTATGCCGTCTATTTGCCGAAGATCACCCAGATGCTGACCTCCGGGGCGAGCGACCAATGCGACATCATCTGGAATAATGACGACTGGGGACAGGATCTCGCCCAATATCTTGAACCGCTCGACGACGTCCTCAATGCCCGCAAGGTCGAGGTGGGGCAGCTTGAGCCATTCCATACTGCCGACGGAAAGACGACGGCAGTGTCGATGACGACCACGGCCGGCATTCTGTTCTATCGGACCGACCTCGTTCAAGAGGCGGAGCTGCCTAAGACATGGGAGGATCTCGTCAAGATCAGTCAGACCCTGCAGTCCGAAAAGAAGGTGAAGTGGGGTTATGTCGGCGGCATGAGTTACACCAACACCTTCTTCAGCTTTTGGTGGACGCTCTGGAACAATAATTGCGACATCTATGCACCCGCCTATGAGCGCGACAACAAGAAGCTTGCAGCCGACGGTTGGAAGCCGATGATTTACTCTCCGTGCCAGGTGCAGACTGCGGAGTTTTGGTGGGATGCTCTCAATAGCAAGAAAATAAGCCCGCTTGGCATGACGACCTATTCGCGCGATGAGGCGAATGCAATCTTTCAGGCTGGTGATGCCGCATTTACGGTAGCCGACACCACTTTCCTCGGTACCTTCAATAACCCCGAGAGGTCATCGGTCGCAGGAAAGGTCGGGATTGCGCCGTTTCCGGTTGGCCCGATGAGCGACGGCGTCCGCACCTGGATCGACGTCTGGGGCTGGTCAATCCCAAAAATCCTTCCAAATGATCGCAAGACTGCGGCCAAAAAGCTGCTTGGCGCGATGCTCGGCGATTCCGACGGTCAGATCGAGCAGTGGAAGCAGACCGGGGCCCCGCCGCCAAACACCGACGTCTGGCCCACGCTCGAAAAGAACGACCTGACCTGGCGCAGGCTCCGCATGATCCTTTTCAAGCCTGATCATGTCCATGCTGCCTACTATTTCCGCAACTGGGCGACCGTGCACAAGGTCTATTCGGACACGCTGATACGCGCAATGAAGGGCAAGCGTGAGGACATTGCTGCTACCCTTAAGGCCAGTTCCGATGCCATTCGTGCCGGCGCTGTGGCTAACGACTGA